The Candidatus Gracilibacteria bacterium genome has a window encoding:
- a CDS encoding AAA family ATPase, producing MITSFHIHNFRGYHDARIALEKYNCIVGGNGSGKTHILEAIHLASGGSLHYIQAPRYEDSAFEIGYQEEAGIKTYSRERKEKKDIYKIQGKAISGAKYNANIPYRTVFVSPFDMNLFYFAPSIRRDMLDSILERAFGQFRSVRREYENIVRQRNALLKKIREGEAERSNLSYWNALFVEKAHIYHLYRMKWRDFVDEYIEYIQSYLPKYSITHTYTCKIEEKCREYGLSVEESLTRYLDENRERDIITGHTHIGPHLDDFSFLIGTNADEIATENALFLSRGENKMLLLALKQIEILFLKKQVHLPIILLFDDVFAELDLQYAEKLIQSFEADQVIMTSQRSLPEGRNWENFSCIHLDSAYHAENS from the coding sequence ATGATTACATCGTTCCACATTCATAATTTTCGATGATACCATGATGCTCGTATTGCCCTCGAGAAATACAACTGCATCGTCGGCGGAAATGGATCTGGGAAAACACATATTCTCGAAGCGATTCACCTCGCGAGTGGTGGGTCATTGCACTATATCCAAGCGCCACGCTATGAAGATTCTGCATTCGAAATCGGATACCAAGAAGAAGCAGGAATCAAGACCTATTCGCGCGAACGAAAAGAAAAGAAAGATATTTATAAAATTCAAGGGAAAGCTATTTCAGGAGCGAAATACAATGCCAATATTCCATATCGAACGGTTTTTGTATCACCATTCGATATGAATCTTTTTTATTTTGCTCCGAGTATAAGGCGTGATATGCTCGATAGCATTCTCGAGCGTGCTTTCGGACAATTCCGCAGTGTACGTCGTGAATATGAGAATATCGTTCGACAGAGAAATGCACTACTGAAGAAAATTCGAGAAGGTGAAGCGGAACGAAGTAACCTCTCTTATTGGAACGCGCTTTTTGTGGAGAAAGCTCATATTTATCATCTTTATCGGATGAAGTGGCGCGATTTTGTCGATGAATATATAGAGTATATTCAATCCTATCTCCCCAAATATTCCATCACACATACATATACTTGCAAAATAGAAGAAAAATGTCGAGAGTATGGACTTTCTGTAGAAGAATCATTAACACGCTATCTCGATGAAAATAGAGAACGAGATATTATCACTGGACATACACACATTGGTCCACACTTGGATGATTTTTCTTTCTTAATAGGAACAAATGCTGATGAAATTGCAACAGAAAATGCACTCTTTCTTTCTCGCGGAGAAAACAAAATGCTCCTGCTTGCGCTGAAGCAAATAGAGATTCTCTTTCTCAAAAAACAAGTCCATCTTCCTATTATACTTCTCTTTGATGACGTATTTGCTGAGCTCGACTTACAGTACGCCGAAAAACTCATACAATCATTCGAAGCCGATCAAGTCATCATGACCTCTCAGCGATCGCTTCCAGAAGGACGAAATTGGGAAAATTTTTCTTGCATTCATCTCGATTCTGCATATCATGCAGAAAACTCCTAG